From Deinococcus aerophilus, a single genomic window includes:
- a CDS encoding TVP38/TMEM64 family protein — MSAALPPPRHLRWLLVGGLLAALLATLILPDSRAFLLRAYVALTAQDPEVTHTFVRSLGWAGPVALLVGYVVQAVIPLLPSLVITAVTVRAYGVVAGFFIVFAGALLGAAAGYSLGRALGDPLVRALAGERARTQAHDFMNRHGTQGVLLVRLMPVLPAEVLSLVAGAARMGFRPFMLATAVGVLPVTVLVVWLSESASRLAWGLVLMSLVVGGVAFVRWVMARRAHGPAGRASRTQQDARPKTSGADSGKLPRVPAWAREQEAHDSD; from the coding sequence ATGTCTGCCGCCCTGCCCCCTCCCCGTCACCTGCGCTGGTTGCTGGTCGGTGGGCTGCTGGCAGCGCTGCTGGCGACGCTGATCCTGCCAGACTCGCGCGCCTTTTTGCTGCGTGCCTACGTGGCCCTCACCGCCCAGGACCCGGAAGTCACGCATACCTTTGTGCGGTCGCTGGGCTGGGCCGGGCCGGTTGCCCTGCTCGTGGGTTATGTGGTGCAGGCGGTGATTCCGCTGTTGCCCTCGCTGGTGATCACGGCGGTCACGGTGCGGGCCTACGGTGTGGTGGCCGGGTTCTTCATCGTGTTCGCCGGGGCGCTGCTGGGCGCGGCGGCGGGTTACAGCCTGGGCCGGGCGCTGGGCGACCCACTGGTGCGGGCGCTGGCGGGCGAGCGGGCCAGAACGCAGGCGCATGACTTCATGAACCGGCACGGTACGCAGGGCGTCCTGCTTGTCCGCCTGATGCCGGTGCTGCCGGCCGAGGTGCTGAGTCTGGTGGCGGGGGCGGCGCGCATGGGCTTCCGGCCGTTCATGCTCGCGACCGCCGTGGGCGTGCTGCCGGTCACGGTGCTGGTGGTGTGGCTCAGCGAATCGGCCAGCCGCCTGGCGTGGGGGCTGGTGCTGATGTCGCTGGTTGTGGGTGGGGTGGCGTTCGTGCGCTGGGTGATGGCGCGGCGGGCGCATGGACCCGCGGGACGCGCTTCCCGGACCCAACAGGACGCCCGGCCCAAGACGAGCGGCGCGGACTCGGGTAAACTGCCCCGCGTACCCGCCTGGGCGCGGGAGCAGGAGGCGCATGACTCAGACTGA
- the rimM gene encoding ribosome maturation factor RimM (Essential for efficient processing of 16S rRNA) produces MAETETLPAGEGRTRLGHFLGPHGVQGGVKVYVLGDPSQFSALRRVFVEGRGWLRIRRMDPLAPGVALQLAGISTREGAEALRGLNVYADDAELPVPEEGVYYFHELRGLNLLDTDGAVLGTVTEVVDAGHQDLLVVTHAAGESFVPLQAPYVTVDLNMGGRPASLTLTADAPAGLLGEADDGPYDGAEEPGTS; encoded by the coding sequence GTGGCAGAGACCGAAACTCTGCCGGCCGGCGAGGGCCGCACGCGCCTGGGCCACTTCCTGGGACCGCACGGCGTTCAGGGAGGCGTCAAGGTGTACGTGCTGGGCGACCCCAGCCAGTTCTCGGCGCTGCGCCGGGTCTTTGTGGAAGGACGCGGCTGGCTGCGCATCCGCCGGATGGATCCCCTTGCGCCGGGGGTGGCGCTGCAGCTGGCCGGCATCAGCACGCGCGAGGGGGCCGAGGCGCTGCGCGGCCTGAACGTCTATGCCGACGACGCCGAGCTGCCCGTGCCCGAGGAGGGCGTGTATTACTTTCATGAGTTGCGCGGCCTGAATCTGCTGGACACGGACGGCGCGGTGCTGGGAACGGTCACGGAGGTGGTGGACGCCGGACATCAGGACCTGCTGGTGGTGACGCATGCGGCGGGCGAGTCCTTTGTGCCGCTTCAGGCACCGTACGTCACGGTGGACCTGAATATGGGCGGCCGCCCGGCTTCCCTGACCCTGACGGCCGACGCCCCGGCGGGCCTGCTCGGAGAGGCCGACGACGGGCCATACGACGGGGCGGAGGAACCCGGCACGTCATGA
- a CDS encoding LON peptidase substrate-binding domain-containing protein produces MTVPLFPLPNLVLFPGVVLPLYVFEQRYRSLLADTQASGEPFGIVRILEPSELSSRPLHERVSTVGTLAHLKEAQTHEDGTSTIVVVGGERFQVRGFEFSRPYLSAEVDLWPLEANPPGEEAVVEASVRRLLADLTRLRPADDALIREHAPEDPLLLASFAAALLPIGGETRESALRAPTLLERLDVLLSAVPRNLKLMN; encoded by the coding sequence ATGACCGTTCCCCTGTTTCCGCTGCCCAACCTGGTGCTGTTCCCGGGCGTGGTTCTTCCGCTCTATGTCTTTGAACAACGTTACCGCTCCCTGCTGGCCGACACCCAGGCCAGCGGCGAGCCGTTTGGAATCGTGCGGATTCTGGAGCCGTCCGAACTGTCTTCCCGCCCGCTGCACGAGCGGGTGTCCACCGTCGGCACGCTGGCCCACCTCAAGGAGGCCCAGACCCACGAGGACGGCACCAGCACCATTGTGGTGGTGGGCGGAGAGCGCTTTCAGGTGCGCGGGTTCGAGTTCAGCCGTCCGTACCTGAGCGCCGAGGTTGACCTGTGGCCGCTGGAAGCCAACCCACCCGGCGAGGAAGCCGTGGTGGAGGCCAGTGTCCGCCGTCTGCTTGCCGATCTGACCCGGCTGCGGCCTGCCGATGACGCCCTGATCCGCGAGCATGCCCCCGAGGACCCGCTGCTGCTTGCCAGCTTCGCCGCCGCCCTGCTGCCCATCGGCGGCGAGACGCGGGAAAGCGCCCTGCGTGCCCCCACGCTGCTTGAGCGCCTGGACGTGCTGCTGAGCGCGGTGCCCCGCAACCTGAAGCTGATGAATTAG
- the trmD gene encoding tRNA (guanosine(37)-N1)-methyltransferase TrmD, with translation MTDAPCAPETADAPLTFSFLTLFPELLAPFTQEAILGKAQARGLVDVQLVNLRDFAGNRHHKVDDTPYGGGAGMVIRVDVVERALDSLPPADEVILLSPAGERFTQAMAEEFSGRRHLALLCGRYEGFDARTEGLVTREVSVGDFVMMGGEAAAACILEAVARLRPGVIGDPDSHRADSFSSGLLDYPEYTRPTEWRGQPVPEVLRGGNHGAVAAWRRQQALSRTLSRRPDLLPAAPLTPQDTLSLLELGASAEQLQAWGAPPPPAPKRRRRRKPGGPVPDPE, from the coding sequence ATGACCGACGCCCCTTGCGCCCCTGAAACCGCCGACGCCCCCCTGACCTTCTCCTTCCTGACCCTGTTTCCAGAGCTGCTGGCCCCCTTCACCCAGGAGGCGATCCTCGGCAAGGCGCAGGCACGCGGGCTGGTGGACGTGCAGCTGGTCAACCTGCGTGACTTTGCGGGCAACCGGCACCACAAGGTGGACGACACGCCGTACGGCGGCGGCGCGGGCATGGTGATCCGGGTGGACGTGGTGGAGCGGGCCCTGGACAGCCTGCCCCCGGCGGACGAGGTGATCCTGTTGTCCCCGGCGGGCGAGCGCTTCACACAGGCGATGGCCGAGGAATTCTCGGGCCGCCGCCACCTCGCGCTGCTGTGTGGCCGCTACGAGGGCTTCGATGCCCGGACCGAGGGACTGGTCACGCGGGAGGTCAGCGTAGGCGACTTCGTGATGATGGGCGGCGAGGCCGCCGCCGCGTGCATCCTGGAAGCGGTCGCCCGCCTCAGACCCGGCGTGATCGGCGACCCGGATTCGCACCGCGCCGACAGCTTCAGCAGCGGCCTGCTGGACTATCCCGAGTACACCCGCCCCACCGAGTGGCGCGGCCAGCCGGTGCCTGAGGTGCTGCGCGGCGGCAACCACGGTGCGGTGGCCGCGTGGCGCCGGCAGCAGGCGCTGAGCCGCACGCTTTCGCGGCGCCCCGACCTGCTGCCGGCGGCGCCGCTGACCCCCCAGGACACCCTCAGCCTGCTGGAGCTAGGAGCTTCGGCCGAGCAGTTGCAGGCCTGGGGCGCCCCCCCACCTCCCGCCCCGAAACGGCGGCGCCGGCGCAAACCGGGCGGGCCGGTTCCAGACCCGGAATGA
- the hpt gene encoding hypoxanthine phosphoribosyltransferase yields the protein MSPALGPGPGPVQITADQLQARIHELAARIREDYAGRDPHLICVLNGAFMFHADLVRALDMPCTMDFLQASSYGNAKQSSGEVRLVKDLQFPISDRHVILVEDIVDTGITMNYLLHYLEGRGPASLKIAALLSKPSRRKVEVPVEYLGFTIPDAFVYGYGLDRSQYDRNLPFITSQE from the coding sequence ATGAGTCCCGCCCTCGGCCCCGGCCCCGGCCCCGTGCAGATCACTGCAGATCAGCTTCAGGCCCGCATCCACGAACTCGCCGCCCGCATCCGTGAGGATTACGCGGGACGCGACCCCCACCTGATCTGCGTCCTGAACGGCGCGTTCATGTTCCACGCCGATCTGGTCCGCGCCCTGGACATGCCGTGCACCATGGATTTCCTGCAGGCGAGCAGCTACGGCAACGCCAAGCAGAGCAGCGGCGAGGTGCGGTTGGTCAAGGACCTGCAGTTTCCCATCAGTGACCGCCACGTGATCCTGGTCGAGGACATCGTGGACACCGGCATCACCATGAATTACCTGCTGCACTACCTCGAGGGGCGCGGACCGGCCAGCTTGAAGATCGCCGCGCTGCTGTCCAAACCCAGCCGCCGCAAGGTGGAGGTGCCGGTGGAGTACCTGGGCTTTACCATCCCCGACGCCTTCGTGTACGGCTACGGCCTGGACCGCTCGCAGTACGACCGCAACCTGCCGTTCATCACCAGTCAGGAGTAA
- a CDS encoding ATP-binding protein: MTLDAGQAISPLGVLPPTGPTCVHLPLNVTPQELARYAVGLANARGGTLLVGADLVGQEAAERDAGELHPLMVTHAIFELSGGRLTVNVQHHRLPGGARVLAVFVPQAPYVLAAPDGAVIAWDGAHLVPVTPAEGEPQADQDYTATVPPDASLADLDPGEVARLRGLGRRISASGLPDLDFLRELGLLVPSGGALRPTLAAILLAGTPAALRAHVPQAEVCFYHHVNSEAEFQFREDLLRPIPALLTRLAELIQARNRFTPVQVGLFRIEVWDQDEAVYREALLNALTHRDYTLRDAVHVHHHPERLDILNPGGLPGGITPGNILRHQPKRRNPLLAEVLSRLGLVERAGVGVDKMYSLLLRHGKEPPEYTTYADAVTLTLHSPGFDAHFARFVARKQEEMQTLSLDMLIVLSLLAREGEATRATLARALQLPEDRTPRLLRGMEEHALIVRGGVGRGIAYTLSDEVRMALGGEKVVARSAEHGREPDRVHTPEAEASVRPAAPPRRSAPAQPRPDPGSGPSAAEVRAIALALAREKGRVRNADLREACGLNTQQAWRTLRWLVQAGLLRKTGTGTRDAAYELV, from the coding sequence GTGACTCTCGATGCCGGACAGGCCATCTCGCCCCTGGGGGTGCTGCCCCCGACGGGGCCGACCTGCGTGCATCTTCCCCTGAACGTGACCCCACAGGAACTGGCCCGTTACGCCGTGGGGCTGGCGAACGCGCGCGGCGGCACGCTGCTCGTGGGGGCCGATCTCGTGGGACAGGAGGCAGCAGAGCGCGACGCCGGAGAGCTGCACCCGCTGATGGTGACGCACGCGATCTTCGAGCTCTCGGGTGGGCGGCTGACCGTGAACGTGCAGCACCACCGCCTGCCGGGGGGCGCGCGGGTACTCGCGGTGTTCGTGCCGCAGGCCCCCTATGTGCTGGCCGCGCCGGACGGGGCCGTGATCGCCTGGGACGGAGCCCATCTGGTGCCGGTCACGCCCGCCGAGGGAGAGCCGCAGGCCGATCAGGACTACACGGCCACCGTACCGCCCGACGCCTCTCTGGCCGATCTGGATCCTGGGGAGGTGGCCCGCCTGCGCGGCCTGGGCCGGCGCATCAGCGCCTCGGGGCTGCCCGATCTGGACTTTTTGCGTGAACTGGGCCTGCTCGTGCCCAGCGGCGGAGCGCTGCGGCCCACGCTGGCGGCCATCCTGCTTGCCGGGACCCCCGCCGCCCTGCGCGCGCACGTGCCCCAGGCCGAGGTCTGCTTTTACCACCACGTCAACTCGGAGGCCGAGTTCCAGTTCCGCGAGGACCTGCTGCGGCCCATTCCGGCGCTGCTGACCCGCCTCGCGGAGCTGATTCAGGCCCGCAACCGCTTTACGCCGGTGCAGGTGGGCCTGTTCCGCATCGAGGTCTGGGATCAGGACGAGGCGGTGTACCGCGAGGCGCTGCTCAACGCCCTCACGCACCGTGATTACACCCTGCGCGATGCCGTTCACGTCCACCACCATCCCGAGCGGCTGGACATCCTGAACCCCGGCGGGTTGCCGGGCGGCATCACGCCGGGCAACATCCTGCGCCACCAGCCCAAGCGCCGCAATCCGCTGCTCGCCGAGGTGCTGTCGCGCCTGGGCCTGGTCGAGCGTGCCGGGGTGGGGGTGGACAAGATGTACTCGCTGCTGCTGCGGCACGGCAAGGAGCCGCCCGAGTACACCACCTACGCCGACGCCGTGACCCTGACCCTGCACTCGCCGGGCTTCGACGCCCACTTTGCCCGCTTCGTGGCCCGCAAGCAAGAAGAGATGCAGACCCTCTCGCTGGACATGCTGATCGTGCTGTCACTTCTGGCGCGTGAGGGCGAGGCCACCCGCGCCACGCTGGCCCGCGCGCTGCAGTTGCCCGAGGACCGCACGCCCCGCCTGCTGCGTGGCATGGAGGAACACGCCCTGATCGTGCGCGGCGGTGTGGGGCGCGGCATTGCCTATACCCTCAGCGACGAGGTCCGCATGGCGCTGGGCGGGGAGAAGGTGGTTGCCCGGAGCGCAGAACACGGAAGAGAGCCCGACCGGGTACACACGCCGGAAGCCGAAGCCAGCGTGCGGCCCGCCGCCCCTCCGCGGCGTTCCGCGCCGGCCCAGCCCCGGCCCGATCCGGGCAGTGGTCCCTCGGCGGCGGAGGTGCGGGCCATCGCCCTGGCGCTGGCGCGCGAGAAGGGCCGGGTCCGCAACGCTGATCTGCGCGAGGCCTGTGGCCTGAACACGCAGCAGGCGTGGCGCACGCTGCGGTGGCTGGTCCAGGCGGGTCTGCTGCGCAAGACCGGCACCGGCACCCGTGACGCGGCCTACGAACTGGTGTGA
- the trpC gene encoding indole-3-glycerol phosphate synthase TrpC has translation MTGPLSSPTVRPLDPQQLARVPGVLGRIVHERAADYAAARPELGPPRPASRRFENALRAPDASALALIAEVKRASPSQGAIAPLDPAAAARAYAQGGAAAISVLTEPRHFDGDREALLAVVDAVGLPVLRKDFVVHPAMLREAAEWGAAAALLMVSVLGEATAGYLAAAHHLGLDALVEVHDEHELDVALAAGARIIGVNNRDLTTLHIDLAVSPRLIRRARERGFAGVLVAESGYRSAGEIQAVRGLAGAVLVGSSLAGSGDLARAARELMAS, from the coding sequence GTGACCGGCCCCCTGTCTTCGCCCACCGTCCGGCCCCTGGACCCGCAGCAGCTGGCGCGCGTGCCCGGCGTGCTGGGCCGCATCGTTCATGAGCGGGCCGCCGACTACGCCGCCGCCCGTCCCGAACTCGGACCGCCGCGCCCCGCCTCCCGCCGCTTCGAGAACGCCCTGCGTGCGCCGGACGCGTCCGCGCTGGCCCTGATCGCCGAGGTCAAGCGGGCCAGCCCCAGCCAGGGGGCCATTGCTCCGCTTGATCCGGCGGCGGCGGCCCGGGCCTACGCCCAGGGAGGCGCGGCGGCCATCAGCGTCCTGACCGAGCCGCGTCACTTTGACGGCGACCGGGAAGCCCTCCTGGCCGTGGTGGACGCGGTCGGGTTGCCGGTCTTGCGCAAGGACTTCGTGGTTCACCCCGCCATGCTGCGCGAGGCCGCCGAGTGGGGAGCGGCGGCGGCGCTGCTGATGGTCAGCGTGCTGGGCGAGGCCACGGCCGGGTACCTCGCGGCGGCGCACCATCTGGGCCTGGACGCGCTGGTAGAGGTTCATGACGAGCATGAACTGGACGTGGCGCTGGCGGCGGGTGCCCGCATCATTGGCGTGAACAACCGCGACCTGACCACCCTGCACATTGACCTCGCGGTCAGCCCACGCCTGATTCGGCGGGCCCGCGAACGCGGCTTTGCGGGCGTGCTCGTCGCCGAGAGCGGCTACCGCAGCGCCGGGGAAATTCAGGCCGTGCGCGGGCTGGCCGGCGCGGTGCTTGTGGGCAGCAGCCTGGCCGGCAGCGGAGACCTGGCCCGCGCGGCGCGCGAGTTGATGGCCTCCTGA
- a CDS encoding KH domain-containing protein, which yields MKSDPADLTLFLSQSVVDQPSLVRVSRRGPTVLVRVAPGEEGRLIGRQGRVIQAIRTLVRAASDPRERVNVDLDAPRKG from the coding sequence ATGAAGAGCGATCCCGCCGATCTGACCCTGTTCCTGTCGCAAAGTGTGGTGGATCAGCCGTCTCTGGTCCGCGTGTCCCGCCGCGGGCCCACCGTGCTCGTACGCGTGGCTCCGGGCGAGGAGGGCCGCCTGATCGGCCGTCAGGGCCGGGTCATCCAGGCCATCCGCACGCTGGTCCGCGCGGCCAGCGATCCCCGCGAGCGCGTCAACGTGGACCTCGACGCGCCGCGCAAGGGATAA